A section of the Gloeobacter violaceus PCC 7421 genome encodes:
- the ftsE gene encoding cell division ATP-binding protein FtsE has product MFDLPSTPSEADSTGFTGEAIACLHNVSKIYPNGCRGLHSVNLQIRKGDFLFITGPSGAGKSTLLKLLYGAEMPTEGQVEIEGNLFHRLRGRALAHLRRRIGVVFQDYQLIPTKTVEENVAVVLHAQGACRTEIQRRVGPTLRMVGLAPKAKCFPDQLSGGEQQRVSIARAVVHTPPLLLADEPTGNLDAHNAWSVLQILKRLHDLGVTVIVTCHNEQLVEAFARRVVRIEAGILRELPVLT; this is encoded by the coding sequence ATGTTCGACCTCCCATCCACCCCGAGCGAGGCGGACAGCACCGGGTTTACCGGCGAGGCGATCGCCTGTTTGCACAACGTCAGCAAAATCTATCCCAACGGCTGCCGCGGTCTGCACAGCGTCAATCTCCAGATCCGCAAAGGCGATTTTTTGTTTATCACCGGCCCGTCCGGGGCGGGCAAATCGACCTTGCTCAAGTTGCTCTACGGGGCGGAGATGCCCACCGAGGGCCAGGTCGAAATCGAGGGCAATCTCTTCCACCGCCTGCGCGGCCGGGCGCTTGCCCACCTGCGCCGCCGCATCGGCGTCGTCTTCCAGGACTATCAACTAATTCCCACCAAGACCGTCGAGGAGAATGTCGCCGTCGTCCTGCACGCCCAGGGGGCCTGCAGGACCGAAATCCAGCGGCGGGTGGGGCCGACTTTGCGCATGGTCGGTTTGGCTCCGAAGGCCAAGTGCTTTCCAGACCAGCTCTCCGGCGGCGAGCAGCAACGGGTGAGCATCGCCCGGGCGGTGGTGCACACGCCGCCGCTGTTACTCGCCGACGAACCCACCGGTAACCTGGACGCCCACAACGCCTGGTCGGTACTGCAAATTCTCAAGCGCCTGCACGATCTGGGCGTCACGGTGATCGTCACCTGCCACAACGAACAACTCGTCGAGGCCTTTGCCCGGCGCGTCGTCCGTATCGAAGCCGGCATCCTGCGGGAACTGCCGGTGCTCACCTGA
- a CDS encoding WecB/TagA/CpsF family glycosyltransferase, translating to MTALPTAPILDLPVHLSADYTRSLVELVEAAQGGHVITLNAEMAMLAQREENLARLIRRADLVVPDGAGVVWALQRVGRRVRRCAGIDLVESALRQLAPRHTRIFLLGAAPGVAEAVGEGWRRQYPGLVVAGARDGFFGPDEASAVLEGIARSRPQLVLAGLGVPKQEYWIEQARRRLTDVVFVGVGGSFDIWSGTKARAPRWLRENYLEWLYRLYREPWRAKRMLALPKFALAILRGVRR from the coding sequence GTGACTGCTTTGCCCACCGCACCGATTTTGGATCTGCCTGTACATCTGTCCGCAGACTATACCCGTTCGCTCGTCGAACTGGTGGAAGCGGCCCAGGGCGGCCATGTGATTACCCTCAACGCTGAGATGGCAATGCTCGCCCAGCGCGAGGAGAATCTGGCCCGTCTGATTCGCCGGGCCGATCTGGTGGTCCCCGACGGGGCGGGGGTGGTCTGGGCTTTGCAGCGGGTCGGACGCCGGGTGCGCCGTTGCGCGGGCATCGACCTGGTCGAATCGGCCCTCCGGCAATTGGCTCCCCGACACACCCGCATCTTTTTGCTGGGCGCGGCCCCTGGGGTGGCCGAGGCGGTAGGGGAGGGCTGGCGGCGGCAGTACCCAGGTTTGGTGGTGGCAGGTGCGCGCGACGGATTTTTTGGTCCGGATGAAGCATCGGCGGTTCTCGAAGGCATCGCCCGCAGCCGGCCGCAACTGGTGCTGGCCGGACTGGGAGTGCCTAAACAGGAATACTGGATAGAGCAGGCCCGCAGGCGGCTGACCGACGTGGTCTTTGTGGGTGTCGGGGGCAGCTTCGACATCTGGTCGGGGACCAAAGCGCGCGCCCCCCGCTGGCTGCGCGAGAACTATCTGGAGTGGCTCTACCGCCTTTACCGCGAACCCTGGCGGGCCAAACGCATGCTGGCCTTGCCCAAATTTGCCTTGGCCATCTTGAGAGGAGTGCGCCGTTGA
- a CDS encoding cell division protein FtsX, which yields MIQRVTTQVDYLLREAFTGLRRNLWMIWSAVSTLAVLLFLLGLGLRASWQLQDAVSDLGSRLEISIYLDPGVRAAAVEPDLRTLVGVDEIKSVSKEQAWAALKKDLGVRSDPGESLGGNPLVDSLRVRIAQPEAVAPLAAQIQQIEGVEEVSYGSEAAQRLDQIQQAMRWVGLALTAVLGVATVAVITSTIRLIVQSRRKEIEVMQLVGATPLRISMPFILEGLAFGIAGALIAWGLIEATSRVVAQKQLELLPFLQWQPSEPAAFTLPLILLGVGVALGMLGSLIAVRRAIR from the coding sequence ATGATTCAACGCGTCACAACCCAGGTAGACTATCTGTTGCGCGAGGCGTTTACCGGCCTGCGGCGCAACCTCTGGATGATCTGGTCCGCCGTGAGCACCCTGGCTGTGCTGCTGTTTTTGTTGGGGCTGGGACTGCGGGCTTCCTGGCAGTTGCAGGACGCGGTCTCCGATCTGGGCAGCCGCCTGGAAATCTCGATTTACTTGGATCCCGGTGTGCGTGCCGCTGCTGTGGAGCCGGATTTGCGCACGCTGGTGGGTGTCGACGAAATTAAAAGCGTCTCAAAGGAACAGGCCTGGGCGGCCCTGAAAAAAGACCTCGGAGTGCGAAGCGATCCGGGCGAAAGCCTGGGGGGCAACCCGCTGGTCGACAGCCTGCGGGTGCGCATCGCCCAGCCGGAGGCGGTGGCGCCCCTGGCCGCCCAGATCCAGCAGATCGAAGGGGTGGAGGAGGTGAGCTACGGCTCGGAGGCGGCCCAGAGGCTCGATCAGATCCAGCAGGCGATGCGCTGGGTGGGACTGGCCCTCACCGCCGTTCTCGGGGTGGCGACCGTGGCGGTGATCACTTCGACCATCCGGCTCATCGTCCAGTCGCGGCGCAAAGAAATCGAAGTGATGCAGTTGGTGGGGGCCACCCCCCTGCGCATTTCGATGCCGTTCATCCTCGAAGGGCTCGCCTTTGGAATTGCCGGGGCGCTGATCGCCTGGGGGTTGATCGAAGCCACCAGCCGTGTTGTCGCCCAAAAACAGCTCGAATTGCTGCCGTTTTTGCAATGGCAGCCCTCGGAGCCCGCTGCCTTCACCCTACCGCTCATCTTACTTGGTGTGGGCGTCGCCCTCGGCATGCTCGGCAGTCTGATCGCCGTGCGTCGGGCTATCCGTTGA
- a CDS encoding sulfatase family protein: MKTTCTFQHRPKPGSLAWAGLARFAVCLWLGLALMSTAAVAQQPPNVVVIMTDDLSEQVFDEASGRGFLPTIASRLVNQGTRFRQSFTTQSLCCPSRATFLTGQYTHNHGVESNTPPDGSISAFDDRSTLATWLDAAGYRTGYVGKYLNGYGSDRNRRSPLDDPTYVPPGWDDWQALITGTMYNYVLNDNGTLIDYGEDPAEPPEEYQTDVLAERAVAFVDAAATAPFFLTVAPVAPHFEVAPGVSSCRLFPNSLRSIRPAPRHQGSAGQVPLPQGTAFNEQDVTDKPTWVQAAPLLSERSIDCLGNIYRDQIESLRAVDDLTASLIAALERRGVLGNTIVVFTSDNGYLFGQHRLTGKNVIYEESIRVPLVVRLPGSTALRLIEQLAVNIDLAPTIAAWAGATPTLTVDGRSLVPLLANPELPGWRKRFLLEHGDVRGSGNSTGVRTGSRDTEYPNTVFIQFDNGERELYALDADPAQLESRHLDQPDTAAALGALASELRLCSGTTCRELEDQ, encoded by the coding sequence ATGAAAACAACCTGCACTTTTCAACACCGTCCAAAGCCGGGGTCGCTTGCCTGGGCCGGGCTTGCCCGGTTTGCCGTGTGCTTGTGGTTGGGCCTGGCACTGATGTCGACGGCGGCCGTTGCCCAGCAGCCCCCCAATGTCGTGGTGATCATGACCGACGATCTCTCTGAGCAGGTGTTCGACGAGGCATCGGGCCGGGGATTTTTGCCGACGATCGCCAGTCGGCTCGTCAATCAGGGCACCCGCTTCAGACAGTCCTTCACCACCCAGTCGCTGTGTTGTCCTTCGCGGGCGACTTTTTTGACCGGGCAGTACACCCACAACCATGGCGTCGAGAGCAATACCCCGCCGGACGGGTCTATTTCGGCCTTCGACGATCGCTCGACGCTCGCCACCTGGCTGGACGCGGCAGGCTACCGGACCGGGTATGTCGGCAAGTACCTGAACGGCTACGGGTCCGACCGCAACCGGCGCAGCCCCCTGGACGATCCGACCTATGTCCCGCCGGGCTGGGACGACTGGCAGGCACTGATCACCGGCACCATGTACAACTACGTGCTCAATGACAACGGCACGCTGATTGACTACGGCGAAGATCCGGCCGAACCGCCGGAGGAGTACCAGACGGACGTTCTAGCTGAGCGGGCGGTGGCGTTTGTCGATGCGGCCGCCACAGCACCCTTCTTTTTGACCGTGGCCCCCGTGGCCCCGCACTTTGAAGTTGCCCCCGGCGTTTCTTCCTGTCGTCTGTTTCCCAACAGCCTGCGCTCGATTCGCCCGGCACCGCGCCACCAGGGCAGCGCCGGCCAGGTACCGCTGCCCCAGGGGACGGCCTTCAATGAACAGGACGTCACAGACAAACCGACCTGGGTGCAGGCGGCCCCCCTGCTCAGCGAGCGCAGTATCGACTGTTTGGGCAACATCTACCGCGACCAGATCGAATCGCTGCGCGCCGTCGACGATCTGACGGCCTCGCTGATCGCCGCCCTCGAGCGCCGCGGCGTCCTGGGCAACACGATCGTGGTTTTTACTTCGGACAACGGCTACCTGTTCGGCCAGCACCGCCTGACCGGCAAGAACGTGATTTACGAGGAATCCATCCGGGTGCCTCTAGTCGTGCGGTTGCCGGGCAGCACGGCCCTGCGCCTTATCGAGCAACTGGCGGTCAACATCGATCTGGCCCCGACCATCGCCGCGTGGGCGGGGGCTACCCCGACGTTGACAGTGGACGGCCGGTCGCTGGTGCCGCTGTTGGCCAATCCCGAACTGCCGGGGTGGCGCAAGCGCTTTTTGCTGGAACACGGCGACGTACGCGGTTCCGGCAACAGCACCGGTGTGCGCACCGGCAGCCGCGACACCGAGTACCCCAATACGGTCTTTATCCAGTTCGACAACGGCGAGCGAGAACTGTACGCGCTAGACGCCGATCCCGCCCAACTCGAAAGCCGGCACCTTGACCAACCCGACACAGCCGCCGCCCTCGGTGCGCTCGCCTCTGAGCTGCGTCTGTGCAGCGGCACCACCTGCCGAGAACTCGAAGACCAATAA
- a CDS encoding FG-GAP repeat domain-containing protein, giving the protein MNASLPAGASSAACTPFQKVLPTILKMVCLRSQAVRLVGFGLAATVALSAAPVQAQVGFAPAQTFGVGTTPRGLAIGDLDGDGRIDIVTANIGNNTLSALLGGGDGTFGDLQNYPVGSSPRAATLADLNGDGDLDAITANGGSGNLSVLRGNGDGTFAAAVNYPVNGTFPAAVAAGDLDGDGDLDLVSTNRYSENISLLSNNGNGTFGAPRNLVLPPGPSSVVIVDLDEDSDPDLVVGNLFSANVSVLLNNGNGTFAAPRNYAAASGTSAVGMGDLDGDGDLDLTAVNRFADNVSVMLGNGNGTFGATRNFAVGDYPVALAIGDLDENGDLDLVTANRRDAGNVSVLPGNGSGGFTAALTFATGGDGATGVEAGDFDGDGDLDLAVANGFASNVGVLINTGDGVVLPVIDSITPRRGPVGTEVTITGTGFTGTTAVTFGGASAAFTVISGTQITAIVPAGATSGPIAVTTPAGTATSARRFRVTS; this is encoded by the coding sequence ATGAACGCTTCACTGCCCGCAGGCGCCTCTTCCGCTGCCTGCACCCCCTTCCAGAAAGTACTGCCCACGATTCTCAAAATGGTTTGCCTGCGTAGCCAGGCGGTCCGGCTCGTCGGCTTCGGATTGGCCGCGACGGTGGCGCTGAGCGCCGCACCGGTTCAGGCGCAGGTGGGGTTTGCCCCCGCGCAAACCTTTGGGGTGGGGACTACCCCCCGCGGTCTGGCTATCGGCGATCTCGATGGAGACGGCCGAATCGATATTGTGACCGCCAATATCGGTAACAACACGCTCTCGGCACTGCTGGGCGGCGGCGACGGCACCTTCGGCGACCTGCAAAACTATCCGGTGGGCAGCAGCCCCCGCGCCGCCACCCTCGCCGATCTCAACGGCGACGGCGACCTCGACGCGATCACCGCCAACGGCGGTTCGGGCAATCTCTCGGTGTTGCGGGGCAACGGCGACGGTACCTTTGCCGCCGCTGTGAACTATCCGGTGAACGGCACCTTTCCTGCTGCCGTGGCGGCGGGCGATCTCGACGGCGACGGCGATCTCGACCTGGTCAGCACCAACCGGTATTCCGAAAACATCTCGCTGCTGTCAAATAACGGCAACGGCACGTTCGGGGCTCCCCGCAACCTTGTGCTTCCCCCCGGCCCCTCGTCGGTTGTCATCGTGGACCTCGACGAGGACAGCGATCCGGACCTGGTGGTGGGCAACCTTTTCTCCGCCAACGTCTCGGTGCTTTTGAACAACGGCAACGGTACCTTCGCAGCACCCCGCAATTACGCCGCTGCGAGCGGTACCTCCGCGGTGGGCATGGGCGATCTCGATGGGGACGGCGACCTGGATCTGACCGCGGTCAACCGGTTTGCCGACAACGTCTCGGTGATGTTGGGCAACGGCAACGGCACCTTCGGCGCCACCCGCAACTTCGCGGTAGGCGATTATCCCGTGGCGCTTGCCATCGGCGATCTCGACGAGAACGGCGATTTGGATCTGGTCACCGCCAATCGTCGGGATGCCGGCAACGTCTCGGTGCTGCCGGGGAACGGCAGCGGCGGCTTCACCGCCGCCTTGACCTTTGCCACCGGTGGCGACGGTGCCACCGGTGTGGAGGCAGGCGACTTCGACGGGGACGGCGATCTCGACCTGGCGGTCGCCAACGGCTTTGCCAGCAACGTCGGGGTACTCATCAACACCGGCGACGGGGTGGTGCTGCCTGTAATCGACTCCATTACCCCCCGGCGCGGGCCGGTCGGCACCGAGGTGACAATTACCGGCACGGGCTTCACCGGCACCACCGCCGTGACCTTTGGCGGTGCGAGCGCCGCATTCACCGTGATCTCAGGCACACAGATCACGGCCATCGTGCCTGCGGGAGCGACCAGCGGTCCGATCGCCGTCACCACTCCGGCCGGCACAGCGACCAGCGCCCGCCGCTTCCGAGTGACATCTTAA
- the ndhI gene encoding NAD(P)H-quinone oxidoreductase subunit I — translation MVKFLEKVGGYARDVLESAKYIGQGMGVVFDHMRRKPVTVQYPYEKLIPSERFRGRIHFERPKCISCEVCVRVCPINLPVVDYEFNKETKKKELNSYSIDFGVCIFCGNCVEYCPTSCLSMTEEYELSVYDRHELNYDDVALGRLPTRVTDDPVVRPIRELAYLPKGVMDGHLEDPGSRRAGELPEEIVARLRPADHSSGTDANKKEGE, via the coding sequence ATGGTAAAGTTCCTGGAAAAAGTTGGTGGCTATGCCAGGGATGTGCTGGAATCGGCCAAGTATATCGGTCAGGGCATGGGGGTCGTCTTCGACCACATGCGCCGAAAACCGGTCACCGTCCAGTACCCATACGAAAAGCTCATCCCGTCGGAGCGCTTTCGCGGGCGCATCCACTTCGAGCGGCCCAAGTGCATTTCTTGCGAAGTGTGCGTGCGCGTCTGCCCGATCAACCTGCCCGTGGTCGATTACGAGTTCAACAAAGAGACCAAGAAAAAAGAACTCAACTCCTACTCGATCGATTTTGGCGTCTGCATCTTTTGCGGCAACTGTGTCGAGTACTGCCCCACCAGTTGCCTGTCGATGACCGAGGAGTACGAGCTTTCGGTCTACGACCGCCACGAACTCAACTACGACGATGTCGCCCTCGGACGGCTGCCCACCCGGGTCACCGACGACCCGGTGGTGCGCCCCATTCGCGAACTGGCCTATCTGCCCAAGGGAGTCATGGACGGCCACCTCGAGGATCCCGGCAGCCGCCGCGCCGGGGAATTGCCCGAGGAGATCGTCGCCCGGTTGCGCCCGGCCGACCACAGCAGCGGTACCGACGCCAACAAGAAGGAGGGCGAGTGA
- the nuoK gene encoding NADH-quinone oxidoreductase subunit NuoK, protein MPSLNAFLLVGAALFCIGFYGLVTSRNAVRVLMSIELLLNAVNINLIAFSNFLDPNNIRGQLFAIFVITVAAAEAAVGLAIVLAIYRNRDTIDMENFNLLKW, encoded by the coding sequence ATGCCCAGTCTCAACGCCTTTTTGCTCGTCGGCGCCGCCCTGTTCTGCATCGGCTTCTACGGCCTGGTCACCTCCCGCAACGCCGTGCGGGTGCTGATGTCCATCGAGCTGTTGCTCAACGCCGTCAACATCAACCTCATCGCCTTTTCGAACTTTCTCGATCCCAACAACATCCGCGGCCAACTGTTCGCCATCTTCGTGATCACCGTGGCGGCGGCGGAGGCGGCGGTGGGACTGGCCATCGTGCTCGCTATCTACCGCAACCGCGACACTATCGATATGGAAAACTTCAATTTGCTCAAGTGGTGA
- a CDS encoding BPSS1187 family protein yields MQRCIHPCVQFTLSSLSVGTVLWLAPAQAQPAAVCPDRTDSRLDVPAGVVCAIQPSLTDRAIDDGSGRGYGYHVVGIPEHPDQLQGVFVYLLGSGGKPFDPDRGVFTPGQSMEEGMAQNHLVISLAHANADPVGSLCNNRSSCYGPVREEIVYGTPVAAEVQVDQANSIVYRLDALIRFLKRYLPADFPFPAAISGKTINWRKLRLGGSSQGGGHAGYLARDQTVERLCFLASPVDSTTQADPPRGSVETVSAHWVGEQSWQTPVEHIRGVVHQGDQYYAGIVANYATLGLQKSTSESNPNHHWVELTAPTDKPHTAPANERDFAYAREWACF; encoded by the coding sequence ATGCAGCGCTGTATCCACCCGTGCGTTCAGTTTACTTTGAGCAGTTTATCGGTAGGCACCGTCCTATGGCTTGCCCCGGCGCAGGCGCAACCGGCGGCCGTCTGTCCGGATAGGACCGACAGCCGGCTCGACGTGCCCGCCGGTGTCGTCTGCGCCATTCAACCGAGCCTCACCGACCGTGCTATCGACGACGGTTCCGGCAGAGGCTACGGCTACCATGTCGTCGGCATTCCCGAACATCCCGACCAATTGCAAGGGGTGTTTGTGTACCTGTTGGGCTCGGGCGGCAAACCGTTCGATCCCGACCGGGGGGTGTTCACCCCCGGCCAGAGCATGGAGGAGGGGATGGCCCAAAATCATCTGGTCATCTCGCTTGCCCATGCCAACGCCGATCCGGTCGGCAGCCTCTGCAACAACCGCAGCAGCTGCTACGGACCGGTTCGCGAAGAGATTGTCTACGGCACACCGGTCGCTGCGGAGGTGCAGGTCGATCAGGCCAACAGCATCGTCTACCGCCTCGACGCGCTGATCCGCTTTCTCAAGCGTTACCTGCCTGCGGACTTTCCCTTTCCGGCCGCGATCAGCGGCAAGACCATCAACTGGCGCAAGCTGCGCCTCGGGGGCAGCAGCCAGGGCGGAGGACACGCCGGGTACCTCGCCCGCGATCAAACCGTCGAGCGTTTGTGTTTTCTGGCCTCCCCGGTCGATTCGACCACGCAGGCCGACCCACCCAGAGGCTCGGTCGAGACCGTCTCCGCCCACTGGGTGGGCGAGCAATCCTGGCAAACGCCCGTCGAGCACATTCGGGGGGTGGTGCACCAAGGTGATCAATACTACGCGGGAATCGTAGCCAACTACGCGACCCTCGGTCTGCAAAAATCCACGAGCGAATCGAATCCCAACCACCACTGGGTAGAACTCACCGCTCCTACCGATAAACCCCACACTGCTCCCGCCAACGAACGCGACTTTGCCTACGCGCGGGAGTGGGCCTGTTTTTAA
- a CDS encoding FG-GAP-like repeat-containing protein, with protein sequence MLLKIFSKLLPTLRSREVRLVGFGLAATVALSAAPVQAQVEFAPAQTFSVETTPRALAIGDINGDGDLDLVTANIGNNTLSALLGGGDGTFAAARNFAAAGGTCAVATGDFDGDGDLDLAAANRFADNISVLSGNGNGTFGAARNYLVDGSFPTGVAAGDLDGDGDLDLVSANRYSANISLFKNNGNGTFGIPRSLPLPAGPAEVIFADIDEDGDPDLVVANIFSASVSVLLNDGKGTFAAARNFAAAGGTSGVVVGDFNGDGDLDMAATSRIADKVSVMLGDGTGSFGPAQNFVVGDYPVAIAMGDLDKDGDLDLITSNRRPASNVEVLINNGSANFSATQIFPAGGEGATYIGVGDLDEDGDLDVAVANGTASNVGVLLNTGDGTAAPSIESIAPRSGSVGTEVTITGTGFTGATAVTFGGVSAEFTVVSGTQITAIVPAGAASGPIAVTTPAGTNTSTRRFRITS encoded by the coding sequence ATGCTTCTCAAGATCTTTTCGAAGCTGCTCCCGACCCTGCGCAGCAGGGAGGTGCGGCTCGTCGGCTTCGGGTTGGCCGCGACGGTGGCGCTGAGCGCCGCACCGGTTCAGGCGCAGGTGGAATTCGCTCCTGCGCAAACTTTCAGCGTCGAGACGACGCCCCGCGCCCTGGCCATCGGTGACATCAACGGGGACGGCGACCTCGACCTGGTCACCGCCAATATCGGCAACAACACGCTCTCGGCACTGCTGGGCGGCGGTGACGGCACCTTCGCGGCGGCCCGGAACTTCGCCGCCGCCGGTGGTACCTGCGCGGTGGCCACGGGCGATTTCGACGGGGACGGCGATCTCGATCTGGCCGCGGCCAATCGATTCGCCGACAACATCTCGGTGCTGTCGGGCAACGGCAACGGCACCTTCGGTGCCGCCCGGAATTATCTGGTGGACGGCAGCTTTCCGACCGGCGTCGCAGCGGGCGATCTCGACGGCGACGGCGATCTCGATCTGGTGAGTGCCAACCGATACTCCGCAAACATCTCGCTATTTAAAAACAACGGCAACGGCACCTTCGGCATACCCAGGAGTCTTCCTCTGCCTGCCGGTCCCGCAGAAGTCATCTTCGCGGACATCGACGAGGATGGCGATCCGGACCTGGTGGTGGCCAACATCTTCTCAGCCAGCGTCTCGGTGCTGTTGAACGACGGCAAAGGCACCTTCGCCGCCGCCCGGAACTTCGCCGCCGCGGGCGGTACCTCCGGCGTTGTCGTGGGCGATTTCAACGGGGACGGCGATCTGGATATGGCTGCGACCAGCCGCATTGCCGATAAGGTCTCGGTGATGCTGGGCGACGGGACCGGCAGCTTCGGGCCGGCCCAGAACTTCGTGGTGGGCGATTATCCCGTGGCCATCGCCATGGGCGATCTCGACAAGGACGGCGATTTGGATCTGATCACCTCCAACCGCAGGCCCGCGAGCAACGTCGAGGTGCTCATCAACAATGGGAGCGCGAATTTTTCGGCTACCCAGATCTTCCCGGCCGGCGGCGAAGGGGCCACCTACATCGGGGTGGGCGATCTCGACGAGGACGGCGACCTGGACGTGGCCGTCGCCAACGGCACCGCCAGCAACGTCGGGGTGCTCCTCAACACCGGCGACGGGACGGCAGCACCTTCGATCGAATCGATAGCTCCCCGGAGCGGGTCGGTCGGCACCGAGGTGACAATCACCGGGACGGGCTTCACCGGCGCCACCGCTGTGACCTTTGGCGGCGTGAGTGCCGAATTCACCGTGGTCTCAGGCACACAGATCACCGCCATCGTGCCCGCCGGTGCCGCCAGCGGCCCGATCGCCGTCACCACTCCGGCCGGCACCAACACCAGCACCCGCCGCTTCCGGATCACCTCCTGA
- a CDS encoding NADH-quinone oxidoreductase subunit J: protein MTFSEGVQLVSFIILTAIVLGGAAGVVLLRSMVHSAFLLGLVFIGAAGLYVLLNADFVAAAQILIYVGAVNVLILFAIMLVNKRIPTDRPAFSPRNAVTGLVCAGLFALLAVCIFQVPWQIQEPVAMNTVVEIGKRFFSEFLLPFEVASVLLLLAMVGAIILAQREYVPDRVEGEPEPLALPERPREEVDTTPTGRR from the coding sequence GTGACATTTTCTGAAGGGGTCCAACTGGTTTCGTTTATCATCCTCACCGCCATCGTGCTCGGTGGGGCGGCGGGGGTGGTGCTCCTGCGCAGCATGGTCCACTCCGCCTTTTTGTTGGGCCTGGTCTTTATTGGTGCTGCCGGGCTCTACGTGCTGCTCAACGCCGATTTTGTCGCCGCCGCCCAGATTTTGATTTACGTCGGCGCGGTCAACGTGCTTATCTTGTTCGCGATCATGCTTGTCAACAAGCGCATCCCCACCGACCGGCCGGCCTTCTCGCCGCGCAACGCCGTGACCGGTCTGGTCTGCGCGGGGCTTTTCGCGCTTTTGGCCGTCTGCATCTTTCAGGTTCCCTGGCAGATCCAGGAGCCGGTGGCGATGAACACCGTCGTCGAGATCGGCAAGCGCTTCTTCAGCGAATTTTTGCTGCCCTTTGAAGTGGCCTCGGTGCTGCTGCTGCTGGCCATGGTCGGTGCAATCATCCTCGCCCAGCGCGAGTACGTTCCCGACCGCGTCGAGGGGGAACCCGAGCCCCTCGCCCTGCCGGAGCGCCCCCGCGAAGAGGTCGATACCACCCCCACCGGCCGCCGCTAA
- a CDS encoding BPSS1187 family protein yields the protein MNIRTCRVRTFASLVGAALACSLQSMSAQAATALCPSGAHAQHDTAAGVVCVIRPSLTDPEIADRGTTNLGYGYHVVGLPNDIDAARGVFFYLMGTNGKPYDPVSQSLPSLSIVEEGIAQGFVVLQLAYPNDVAVAELCGNDGGCYGPARQEIIYGLPISAAVEISPEQSIMHRLSALVAYLKANMPGEVVMPQAIRGAAIDWQAMRLGGSSQGGGHAGYIAHDYPTGGVCFLASPVDTVAVTTESTTRYSAVEWIAQEGWQTPSERLKGVVHRQDGSYESITTNFRALGLRRSTSTLAPNNDWLVVNIPTNKPHTSPANHRDLADARAWACFASEDSL from the coding sequence ATGAATATCCGCACATGCCGCGTGCGCACTTTTGCATCGCTGGTCGGGGCCGCTCTGGCATGCTCCCTGCAGTCTATGTCGGCTCAGGCTGCTACCGCCCTGTGCCCGAGCGGGGCACACGCCCAACACGACACCGCCGCCGGGGTGGTCTGTGTCATTCGGCCCAGCCTCACCGATCCCGAGATTGCCGACCGGGGTACAACCAACCTGGGTTACGGCTATCACGTCGTCGGTCTGCCCAATGACATCGACGCCGCCCGGGGCGTGTTTTTCTACTTGATGGGCACCAACGGCAAGCCCTACGACCCGGTCAGCCAGAGCCTTCCCAGCCTTTCGATCGTCGAGGAGGGGATCGCCCAGGGCTTTGTGGTCCTGCAGCTTGCCTATCCCAACGATGTGGCGGTCGCCGAGCTGTGCGGCAATGACGGTGGGTGTTACGGTCCGGCCCGGCAGGAAATTATCTACGGCTTACCGATCTCGGCGGCAGTGGAAATTTCTCCTGAGCAGAGCATTATGCACCGCCTCTCGGCCCTTGTGGCCTACCTCAAAGCGAACATGCCCGGCGAGGTGGTCATGCCGCAGGCCATCCGCGGCGCCGCCATCGATTGGCAGGCGATGCGCCTGGGCGGCAGCAGCCAGGGGGGAGGACACGCCGGATACATCGCCCACGACTACCCCACCGGGGGAGTCTGCTTTCTGGCTTCGCCGGTGGACACCGTCGCTGTGACCACCGAGAGCACGACCCGTTACTCGGCTGTGGAATGGATCGCCCAGGAGGGTTGGCAGACCCCCTCCGAGCGGCTCAAAGGGGTGGTCCACCGCCAGGACGGCAGCTACGAGAGCATCACCACCAACTTCCGCGCCCTGGGGCTCAGGCGCTCCACCAGCACCCTCGCCCCCAACAACGACTGGTTGGTGGTGAACATACCGACCAACAAGCCCCACACCTCCCCCGCCAACCACCGGGATCTGGCCGATGCCCGCGCCTGGGCCTGTTTCGCTTCTGAGGATTCGCTATGA